The DNA region GGTCCCTCACGCGCTTGGGGCCGTCCACGGAGATCTCGCGGTCGGGGTTGCGGAGCTTGACGATCACGTGGCGTCCCTTCCGTCGAGCGCCCGCGCCACGTCGTGCGCGGAGAGAACGCCCTGCACCTCGCCGTCCGCCCCCGCCACCAGGTACTCCGTCGCCGGCGTCGCGCGCATCCGTTCCAGGAGCTGCTCGCCCGTCAGCACCGGCGGCAGCACGAGGCCTGGCTCGATGCCACGGGTCACGTCCCCGACCGTCACCCAGGGCCGCCGCTGCTCCGGTACGGCCGCGAGCGCGTGGCCGGAGATGACGCCGGACGGCGCGCCGTACGCGTCCACGACCACCAGCCGCTGCCCCGCCTCGACGGCACGCCGCAACGCCTCGGCCAGCGGCAGTGACGCGACCACCGGCAGCGCGGGGCGTACGAGCGCGCGGACGTCGATGCGCTCCAGCCGCTCCAGCACCTGCGCGCGACGGCCGAGGGCGGTGGCATTCGTCCAGAGGAACGCCGCGATGAGCAGCTCGAAGAACCCCATCTGGTCTCCGCCGCCGATCCGCAGCAGGCCGACCGCCGCCGCGAGCAGCGCGACCGACTGGCCGCCGCGTACGCCGGCGCGGGTGCCGGTGTGCCGGTTGCGGGTGACGTGCCAGACGCCGGCGCGCAGGATCCGGCCGCCGTCGAGCGGCAGGCCGGGGAGCAGGTTGAGGACGCCGAGGACGGCGTTGCTGACGGCGAGGTAGGCGGCGAGGCGGTACACGTAGCCGCCGTCGGGCGCGGCGGACGCCATCACTGCCGCACAGCCGGCCAGGAACACCGACACGAGCGGCCCCGCGACCGCGACGAGGTATTCACCGGCGGGCGTCGGCGGCTCGCGTTCCATCTCGGCCATCCCGCCGAACAGGAACAGCGTCACCCGCTTGATCGGGATGCCCAGCCACAGGGAGATCGCCGAGTGGCCGAGCTCGTGCGCGAGCACCGACGCCGCGAGCAGCACGGCGGCGAGCGCGGCCATGGCGTAGTCCGGGGCCATCGGGGTGGAGGGGTACGAGAAGTACGGCGCCACGGCGAACGTGATGAGCACCCCCGCCGCGACCCAGCTCGGCGCGAGGAACACCGGGATGCCGAACGGGCGGCCGAGCGGCACGCCGGGGCGGCGTTCCGCGCGGCGCGTCTCGGACATGCCCCGATGCTACGTGCGGAGGGCGCTCGCGTAACGCACGAACGCCCCGGCGACCACCGGACCGTTACCCAGGGCGGCGGCGACGCGCTTCACGTGCGTGGCCGCCACGCGCCCGCCGAACGACAGCCGCCACGCGGCGTACGCCTCCGCCGCGGGGAACGGCACCGCCACCGTCTCCTCGCTGGCGTGCTGCACCCGCAGCCCG from Frankiaceae bacterium includes:
- a CDS encoding site-2 protease family protein; protein product: MSETRRAERRPGVPLGRPFGIPVFLAPSWVAAGVLITFAVAPYFSYPSTPMAPDYAMAALAAVLLAASVLAHELGHSAISLWLGIPIKRVTLFLFGGMAEMEREPPTPAGEYLVAVAGPLVSVFLAGCAAVMASAAPDGGYVYRLAAYLAVSNAVLGVLNLLPGLPLDGGRILRAGVWHVTRNRHTGTRAGVRGGQSVALLAAAVGLLRIGGGDQMGFFELLIAAFLWTNATALGRRAQVLERLERIDVRALVRPALPVVASLPLAEALRRAVEAGQRLVVVDAYGAPSGVISGHALAAVPEQRRPWVTVGDVTRGIEPGLVLPPVLTGEQLLERMRATPATEYLVAGADGEVQGVLSAHDVARALDGRDAT